Proteins encoded in a region of the Flavobacterium sp. PMTSA4 genome:
- a CDS encoding zinc-dependent metalloprotease, with protein MKKITLLLVVALVISSCSSLGQSKKKKKEQEAAAKAMAQKNAEAQKAKDKKIKDYNQVITKEAKTDDGLFKTHRVADKHFFEIPTKLLGKEMLLVSRIAKLPSGLGGGYVNAGSEANEQLITWERFQDKVLIKVKSYAAVANDSLPINISVKANNYEPTLYAFDIAAFTKDSSAVVIDVTKFYSSDVRALSGLSSQMREAYKVKNLDDSRSFITSVKSFPMNIEVVQDFTYNASKPPVLEDTESISLQMNQSMILLPEVPMKPRLFDERVGWFTTSHYDYSSEALKSDEKRFIRKWRLEPKDEAAYNRGELVEPIKPIVYYLDPATPEKLRKYIKAGVEEWQKVFEVAGFKNAIQCKYPPTKEEDPDFSPEDIRYSVIRYVASTTRNAVGPSVSDPRTGEIIESDIIWYHNHLRSYRNRYLLETGAANPKARTLDTSDEDMGEMMQMVIAHEVGHALGFPHNMGASCAYDVEDLRKPAFTKEFGIAATIMDYARFNYVAQPGDGDVRFIRQMGPYDYYATNWGYRYLSQFKTPEEEVATLDKWILEKANNPIYRFGSQGSSFDPRSQTEDIGNDAVKSSTYALKNLKFVAENLPAWTSKKTNDYEDLKELYDELLGCWSRYVGHVATNIGGVYENYKKPNQAGDVYNVVPKAKQEAALQWLLNNAFNSPTWLVNNTVLENTAYAGYTETFRSVQARFLNRLLSFETLGRLTDGTTLSDANYKPLTFMTQLRKGLWKEASSGQNVSVYRRNLQRAYLERMEYLMTGKMTNTRGDDFYVTSQSDVPALVRGELKALLAQLKVAKNGGVNLETKYHYDDCISRIDKILNPKK; from the coding sequence ATGAAAAAAATTACTCTTCTATTGGTTGTGGCACTAGTTATTAGTTCGTGTTCGTCCTTAGGACAATCTAAAAAGAAAAAGAAAGAACAAGAAGCCGCCGCCAAAGCAATGGCTCAAAAAAATGCCGAAGCTCAAAAAGCAAAAGATAAAAAAATCAAAGACTACAATCAGGTTATTACTAAAGAGGCTAAAACCGATGATGGTCTTTTTAAAACGCATAGAGTTGCCGATAAACACTTTTTCGAAATCCCTACTAAGTTGTTAGGCAAAGAAATGTTGTTGGTGAGTCGTATTGCCAAACTACCTTCTGGACTTGGTGGTGGATATGTGAATGCTGGTTCTGAAGCAAATGAACAACTCATTACTTGGGAGCGTTTTCAGGATAAAGTTTTAATTAAAGTAAAGTCGTATGCGGCGGTTGCTAATGATAGTTTGCCGATAAACATTTCAGTGAAAGCTAATAATTATGAGCCAACTTTGTATGCGTTTGACATTGCTGCTTTTACCAAAGATTCGAGTGCTGTGGTGATTGATGTTACTAAGTTTTATAGTAGTGATGTGAGAGCATTAAGCGGTTTATCATCGCAGATGCGTGAGGCTTATAAAGTAAAAAACCTGGATGATTCGCGTAGTTTTATTACTTCCGTAAAATCATTTCCGATGAATATTGAAGTAGTTCAGGATTTTACCTATAACGCTTCAAAACCGCCTGTGCTGGAAGATACGGAGTCGATTAGTCTTCAAATGAATCAATCGATGATTTTATTGCCCGAAGTACCAATGAAGCCAAGACTTTTTGACGAAAGAGTAGGCTGGTTTACTACGAGTCATTATGATTATTCCAGTGAAGCATTGAAATCAGATGAGAAGCGTTTTATTAGAAAATGGCGATTGGAACCTAAAGATGAAGCGGCATATAATCGTGGGGAATTAGTAGAACCTATTAAACCTATCGTATATTATTTAGACCCGGCAACACCTGAGAAATTGCGCAAATACATTAAAGCTGGAGTAGAAGAGTGGCAAAAAGTTTTTGAAGTAGCTGGTTTTAAAAACGCTATTCAATGTAAATACCCGCCAACGAAAGAAGAAGACCCAGACTTTAGTCCGGAGGATATTCGTTATTCGGTGATTCGCTATGTGGCGAGTACTACGCGTAATGCGGTTGGCCCGAGTGTTTCTGACCCAAGAACGGGTGAAATTATTGAGAGTGATATTATTTGGTATCACAATCATTTGCGTTCGTATAGAAACCGATATTTATTGGAAACCGGTGCTGCTAATCCAAAAGCAAGAACTTTGGATACAAGCGATGAAGACATGGGCGAAATGATGCAAATGGTTATTGCCCACGAAGTAGGTCATGCTTTGGGATTCCCACATAATATGGGTGCTAGCTGTGCTTATGATGTTGAGGATTTGCGTAAACCTGCGTTTACTAAAGAGTTTGGAATAGCGGCTACCATTATGGATTATGCCCGTTTTAATTATGTGGCACAACCGGGTGATGGCGATGTTCGTTTCATTCGTCAAATGGGACCTTATGATTATTATGCTACTAACTGGGGTTATCGATACTTGTCGCAATTTAAAACACCTGAAGAAGAAGTGGCAACGCTGGATAAATGGATTTTAGAAAAAGCAAACAATCCTATTTATCGTTTTGGGAGTCAAGGAAGTTCATTTGACCCAAGGTCACAAACAGAAGATATTGGGAATGATGCTGTGAAATCGAGTACGTATGCGTTGAAAAATTTAAAGTTTGTTGCTGAAAATTTACCTGCATGGACGAGTAAAAAGACCAATGATTATGAAGATTTAAAAGAGCTTTATGATGAGTTGTTAGGATGCTGGAGCCGTTATGTTGGACATGTGGCTACGAATATTGGTGGTGTGTATGAAAATTATAAAAAGCCTAATCAAGCGGGTGATGTTTATAATGTAGTGCCAAAAGCCAAGCAGGAAGCAGCGTTGCAATGGTTGTTAAACAATGCATTCAACTCGCCAACGTGGTTGGTAAACAATACGGTTTTGGAAAACACGGCCTATGCGGGTTATACCGAAACCTTCAGAAGTGTACAAGCTCGTTTTTTAAACCGACTGTTGAGTTTTGAAACTTTGGGTAGATTGACGGACGGAACTACGCTCAGTGATGCGAATTATAAACCGTTAACCTTCATGACACAACTACGCAAAGGACTATGGAAAGAAGCCAGCAGCGGACAAAATGTTTCGGTGTATCGTCGAAATTTGCAACGAGCTTACCTTGAGCGCATGGAGTATTTAATGACAGGAAAGATGACGAATACTCGTGGTGATGATTTTTATGTAACCTCACAATCGGATGTGCCGGCGCTGGTTAGAGGTGAGTTGAAAGCCTTATTGGCGCAATTGAAAGTGGCAAAAAACGGTGGTGTTAACTTGGAAACGAAGTATCATTATGACGATTGCATCAGTAGGATTGATAAAATACTAAATCCTAAGAAATAG
- the acs gene encoding acetate--CoA ligase, with protein MSYYKIHDLENYFKMYKKSVREPRKFWDKIADDNFSWYQKWEKVFDFDFQEAKFRWFIDAKLNITKNCIDRHLARRGDKTAILFEPNNPDEEAQHITYNELYARVAKMANVLREQGVQKGDRVCIYLPMIPELAVAVLACARIGAVHSVVFAGFSASAVAARINDCDSKLVITSDGSYRGDKTIDLKSIVDEALEKAPGVEKVLVVKRTNTNVNMKEGRDIWLQPLLDEAIPNNVAEVMDAEDPLFILYTSGSTGKPKGMVHTTAGYMVYTAYTFKNIFNYEENDVYWCTADIGWITGHSYILYGPLLNGATTVMFEGVPSYPNFSRFWDIIEKHQVNQFYTAPTAIRSLAKESIDFVQKYPLKSLKVIGSVGEPINEEAWHWYNDHVGGKRCPLVDTWWQTETGGIMISPIPFITPTKPTYATLPLPGVQPVLMDELRNEIEGNQVTGSLCIKFPWPSMARTIWGDHQRFKETYFTAFPGKYFTGDGALRDEVGYYRITGRVDDVIIVSGHNLGTAPIEDAINEHPAVAESAIVGFPHDIKGNALYGFVILKETGEGRKQENLAIEINQLISDQVGPIAKLDKIQFVSGLPKTRSGKIMRRILRKIAEGDFSNFGDTSTLLNPECVEEIKNGKL; from the coding sequence ATGAGTTATTACAAAATACACGATCTAGAGAATTATTTTAAAATGTATAAAAAATCGGTTCGTGAGCCGAGAAAGTTTTGGGACAAAATAGCCGATGATAACTTTTCATGGTATCAAAAATGGGAAAAAGTATTTGATTTCGATTTTCAGGAAGCAAAATTCCGTTGGTTTATTGATGCCAAACTAAACATTACTAAAAACTGTATCGACAGGCATTTAGCACGTCGTGGAGATAAAACCGCTATTCTATTCGAACCAAATAATCCCGATGAAGAAGCCCAACATATAACCTATAATGAGTTGTATGCCAGAGTGGCCAAGATGGCAAATGTATTACGCGAGCAAGGTGTACAAAAAGGAGATAGAGTTTGTATTTACCTCCCAATGATTCCTGAATTGGCTGTTGCTGTTTTAGCATGTGCAAGAATAGGAGCGGTTCATTCGGTTGTTTTTGCAGGATTTTCGGCGTCAGCAGTAGCTGCTCGAATCAACGATTGCGATTCTAAACTGGTTATAACTTCTGATGGAAGCTATCGTGGTGATAAAACCATCGATTTAAAAAGTATTGTTGACGAAGCTTTAGAGAAAGCACCTGGTGTCGAAAAAGTTTTGGTTGTTAAAAGAACCAATACAAATGTAAACATGAAAGAAGGTCGTGATATTTGGTTACAACCTTTATTAGACGAAGCCATTCCAAACAATGTTGCCGAAGTAATGGATGCAGAAGATCCGTTGTTTATTCTATATACTTCAGGTTCAACAGGAAAACCTAAAGGCATGGTGCATACCACCGCAGGCTATATGGTTTATACCGCTTATACCTTTAAAAATATATTCAATTACGAAGAGAACGATGTCTATTGGTGTACTGCCGATATAGGTTGGATTACCGGTCATTCCTATATACTTTACGGACCATTATTAAATGGTGCTACCACAGTAATGTTCGAAGGAGTTCCTTCTTATCCTAATTTCAGTCGTTTCTGGGATATCATTGAAAAACATCAGGTAAACCAATTTTATACCGCACCAACTGCCATTAGATCATTGGCAAAAGAAAGTATAGACTTCGTTCAAAAATATCCTTTAAAATCATTAAAAGTTATTGGATCAGTAGGCGAACCTATCAACGAAGAAGCTTGGCATTGGTATAACGACCATGTTGGCGGAAAACGTTGCCCATTGGTAGATACTTGGTGGCAAACCGAAACTGGTGGAATCATGATTTCTCCTATTCCGTTTATCACGCCTACAAAACCTACTTATGCAACTTTGCCTTTACCTGGAGTGCAACCCGTGTTAATGGATGAATTGCGCAATGAAATTGAAGGTAATCAAGTAACGGGTAGTTTATGCATTAAGTTCCCATGGCCATCTATGGCGCGAACCATTTGGGGCGACCACCAGCGTTTTAAAGAAACTTATTTTACTGCTTTCCCTGGTAAATATTTCACAGGTGATGGTGCTTTGCGCGATGAAGTGGGATATTACAGAATTACAGGTAGAGTAGATGATGTCATTATCGTTTCAGGACATAATTTAGGAACCGCACCAATAGAAGATGCTATCAATGAGCATCCAGCGGTAGCCGAAAGTGCTATTGTTGGTTTCCCACACGATATTAAAGGAAATGCTTTGTATGGATTTGTAATTTTAAAAGAAACAGGTGAAGGTAGAAAACAAGAAAATCTTGCCATTGAAATTAATCAATTGATTTCTGACCAAGTCGGACCAATTGCAAAGCTTGATAAAATTCAGTTTGTATCGGGATTACCAAAAACACGTTCAGGAAAAATCATGCGTAGAATTCTAAGAAAAATAGCCGAAGGCGACTTTAGTAACTTTGGCGATACATCAACCCTGCTCAATCCTGAGTGTGTAGAAGAAATTAAAAACGGGAAGCTTTAA
- a CDS encoding biotin--[acetyl-CoA-carboxylase] ligase has product MLVIKLNAIDSTNDYLKQLNKEKTLSDYTVVTTFSQTKGKGQMGSNWISEPGKNLTFSVLVKDSVTLQSSIFDCNVAVAVSVLEVLQSLKIPNLNIKWPNDILAESKKIGGILIENSIKADGMIDTVIGIGLNINQEDFSGLPSASSLKNIVEKDFDLEFLLEKIVNQLKSNLNKLPLRKEFFWEKYKSHLFKINQPMAFEDLNQNRFMGIITGVSSDGKLELVLEDDSCQTFGLKEIRMLY; this is encoded by the coding sequence ATGCTAGTAATCAAACTCAATGCCATAGATTCTACTAATGATTATTTAAAGCAGTTGAATAAAGAAAAAACGCTTAGTGATTATACCGTTGTTACAACATTTTCACAAACAAAAGGTAAAGGTCAAATGGGTTCAAATTGGATTTCTGAACCAGGTAAAAATCTAACTTTTAGTGTTTTAGTTAAAGATAGTGTTACTCTACAAAGTTCAATTTTTGATTGTAATGTAGCAGTTGCAGTTTCTGTTCTTGAAGTTCTTCAATCTTTAAAAATTCCAAATTTAAATATTAAATGGCCTAACGACATTTTGGCAGAAAGCAAAAAAATCGGTGGCATATTGATTGAGAATAGTATTAAGGCAGATGGTATGATAGATACGGTTATTGGTATTGGGCTTAATATTAATCAGGAAGATTTTTCAGGTTTACCTTCAGCTTCATCGCTAAAGAATATTGTAGAAAAAGATTTTGATTTAGAATTCTTGTTGGAGAAAATTGTAAATCAGCTAAAAAGTAATCTCAATAAATTACCATTGCGAAAGGAGTTTTTTTGGGAGAAATATAAATCTCATTTATTTAAGATAAACCAACCTATGGCTTTTGAAGACTTAAATCAAAACCGCTTTATGGGAATTATTACAGGAGTCAGTTCTGATGGTAAGTTAGAGTTAGTGTTAGAAGATGATTCCTGTCAAACCTTTGGTTTAAAAGAGATTAGGATGTTGTATTGA
- the rsfS gene encoding ribosome silencing factor has translation MAKREVQSDILLANIIKGIEEVKGNDIDILDLREIDTAVCDYFIICNGNSNTQVNAIVNSIQKLVSKELKDKPWHVEGTDNGEWVLMDYVNVVVHVFQKQIREFYNIEGLWGDAKITTIPSNY, from the coding sequence ATGGCGAAAAGAGAAGTTCAATCTGATATTTTATTAGCAAACATAATAAAGGGAATAGAAGAAGTAAAAGGAAATGACATTGACATCTTAGATTTAAGAGAGATTGACACCGCAGTTTGTGATTATTTTATCATCTGCAACGGAAATTCAAATACCCAAGTTAACGCTATAGTTAACTCAATCCAAAAACTAGTTTCAAAAGAATTAAAAGACAAGCCTTGGCACGTAGAAGGTACGGACAATGGTGAATGGGTTTTGATGGATTATGTGAACGTAGTTGTTCATGTATTTCAAAAACAAATTCGTGAATTTTATAATATTGAAGGTCTTTGGGGAGATGCCAAAATTACAACCATTCCATCCAATTACTAA
- the ftsH gene encoding ATP-dependent zinc metalloprotease FtsH has translation MAEEKKSNNFKFNPWWIYGLLIVVFLLLNVFSGSSFQEVGKITSSKFNDMLDKGKVEKVIVYNKTEAEVYLTEAAMKEKENKKIATDVLGRVNKGPHYSFEIGNDELFQKKLEEARSQNKIKTFDFKQKGEWTSILVSILPFVFIIGLWFFIMRRMSGGSGGGGGQLFNIGKSKAKLFDEKTDVKITFKDVAGLEGAKEEVQEIVEFLKNPEKYTKLGGKIPKGALLVGPPGTGKTLLAKAVAGEAKVPFFSLSGSDFVEMFVGVGASRVRDLFKQAKEKSPAIIFIDEIDAVGRARGKNNFSGSNDERENTLNQLLTEMDGFGTNTHVIVLAATNRADVLDKALMRAGRFDRQIYVDLPDVRERKEIFEVHLAPLTKVENLDLDFLAKQTPGFSGADIANVCNEAALIAARNNKEAVDKQDFLDAVDRIVGGLEKKNKIVTKEEKRAIAVHEAGHATVSWMLEHAAPLVKVTIVPRGQSLGAAWYLPEERLIVRTDQMLDEMCATMGGRAAEKVVFDKISTGALSDLEKVTKQARAMVTIYGLNEKLGNITYYDSSGQSEYNFSKPYSEETALVIDKEINALIENEYQRAIKLLQENKDKLLKLADILIEKEVIFKDDLETIFGKRPFDKSEDELVAEA, from the coding sequence ATGGCAGAGGAAAAGAAATCTAATAATTTTAAGTTCAATCCATGGTGGATTTATGGACTATTAATCGTGGTGTTTTTATTACTGAATGTTTTCAGTGGTTCTAGTTTTCAAGAAGTAGGCAAAATTACCTCTTCTAAATTCAACGATATGTTGGATAAAGGAAAAGTAGAAAAAGTTATTGTTTATAACAAAACTGAGGCTGAAGTCTATTTGACTGAAGCTGCCATGAAAGAAAAAGAAAATAAAAAAATTGCCACTGACGTACTTGGCAGAGTAAATAAAGGTCCGCATTATAGTTTTGAAATTGGAAATGATGAATTATTCCAAAAAAAACTTGAAGAAGCTAGAAGTCAAAATAAAATCAAAACCTTTGATTTTAAACAAAAAGGAGAATGGACTAGTATTTTAGTTTCTATACTTCCATTTGTTTTCATTATCGGGCTTTGGTTCTTTATCATGAGAAGAATGTCTGGTGGTTCTGGCGGAGGCGGAGGACAATTATTCAACATCGGAAAATCAAAAGCAAAACTTTTTGACGAAAAAACAGATGTAAAAATTACATTCAAAGACGTTGCTGGTTTAGAAGGTGCAAAAGAAGAAGTACAAGAGATTGTTGAATTCTTAAAAAACCCTGAAAAATATACTAAACTTGGTGGCAAAATACCTAAAGGCGCTTTATTAGTTGGACCTCCAGGAACGGGTAAAACTTTACTAGCAAAAGCTGTTGCAGGAGAAGCCAAAGTACCTTTCTTTTCACTATCAGGTTCTGATTTTGTAGAAATGTTTGTTGGTGTTGGAGCATCACGTGTTAGAGATTTATTCAAACAAGCAAAAGAAAAATCACCAGCCATTATTTTTATTGATGAAATAGATGCTGTTGGTAGAGCAAGAGGAAAAAATAATTTCTCAGGTTCCAATGACGAACGTGAAAACACTCTAAATCAGTTGTTAACTGAAATGGATGGTTTTGGAACAAACACACACGTTATTGTTCTTGCTGCTACTAACAGAGCTGATGTTTTAGACAAAGCATTGATGCGTGCAGGTCGTTTTGACAGACAAATCTATGTTGATTTACCAGACGTTAGAGAGCGAAAAGAAATATTTGAAGTTCATTTAGCTCCATTAACAAAAGTTGAAAATCTTGATTTAGACTTCTTAGCAAAGCAAACTCCCGGTTTCTCAGGAGCAGATATTGCAAATGTATGTAATGAAGCAGCTTTGATTGCTGCCCGAAACAATAAAGAAGCTGTTGACAAACAAGACTTTTTAGATGCAGTTGATAGAATTGTTGGTGGTTTAGAAAAGAAAAATAAAATTGTTACTAAAGAAGAAAAACGTGCAATTGCTGTTCACGAAGCTGGGCATGCAACTGTAAGTTGGATGTTAGAACATGCTGCTCCTTTGGTAAAAGTAACTATTGTTCCGCGTGGTCAAAGTTTAGGTGCAGCTTGGTATTTACCTGAAGAAAGATTAATCGTTAGAACAGATCAAATGCTTGATGAAATGTGTGCTACTATGGGTGGACGTGCTGCTGAAAAAGTAGTATTTGACAAAATATCAACAGGTGCTTTGAGTGATTTGGAAAAAGTAACCAAACAAGCTCGAGCTATGGTAACCATTTATGGTTTGAATGAAAAACTTGGAAATATAACCTACTATGATTCATCAGGTCAAAGTGAATATAATTTCTCAAAACCTTATTCTGAAGAAACCGCTTTAGTTATTGATAAAGAAATTAATGCCTTGATTGAGAATGAATATCAAAGAGCAATAAAACTACTTCAAGAAAACAAAGATAAATTACTGAAACTAGCTGATATACTGATTGAAAAAGAAGTAATTTTCAAAGATGACTTAGAAACAATTTTTGGAAAACGTCCTTTTGACAAATCAGAAGATGAGCTTGTAGCAGAAGCTTAA
- a CDS encoding LUD domain-containing protein, with product MSLFRKIFGSSNDASENENESEFNNTPSSFSLLPVDEKFTYSFKKNGGKFIYCEDLNEVKEQFLNILEENDWFECEAMCFENKLFSMLDENKLEYKNVTNPKFLFASCENLIADEGSVLFSSNQIKQNKPNDLPSNIIILATTSQIIESKSDGLRGIKKKYDKDYPTNITTIKYFEKAKEEDFLQYGSAAKNLYLLLLEDL from the coding sequence ATGAGTCTTTTCAGAAAAATATTTGGCAGCAGCAATGATGCCTCAGAGAATGAAAATGAAAGTGAATTTAACAATACACCTTCCAGTTTTTCATTACTCCCAGTAGATGAAAAATTCACCTATAGTTTCAAGAAAAATGGCGGTAAATTCATTTATTGTGAAGATTTAAATGAAGTTAAAGAACAATTTTTAAATATATTGGAAGAAAATGATTGGTTTGAATGTGAAGCAATGTGTTTTGAAAATAAATTGTTTTCAATGTTAGATGAAAATAAGCTTGAATACAAAAACGTAACTAATCCTAAATTTTTATTTGCAAGCTGTGAAAATTTGATTGCCGATGAAGGCTCAGTTTTATTTTCATCAAATCAAATTAAACAAAATAAACCTAACGATTTACCATCCAACATAATTATTCTTGCCACAACTAGCCAAATCATAGAATCAAAAAGTGATGGTCTTAGAGGTATTAAGAAAAAATACGATAAAGATTATCCAACCAATATCACAACCATAAAATATTTTGAAAAAGCCAAAGAAGAAGATTTTCTTCAATATGGTAGTGCTGCCAAAAACTTATATCTTCTGCTTTTAGAAGATTTATAA
- a CDS encoding phosphatidate cytidylyltransferase, with protein MNNTLIRALSGSVYVALLLIATSYSSNSLIILFGIFLLLGTIEFCKLIHFDYVFPVIITLTCYTLFNLNQTNKTNDILMLSATLFVSIKAILFLFDNKNKPLDKLSKYIYVIGYIALPFVIITKIPFGIRGYNPKILISIFILIWINDTFAFLVGKSIGKHKLFEKVSPKKTIEGFVGGLVFCIIGSFLVAKYYIEANPKNIYIWIIIAAIVSIFGTIGDLIESKFKRIAGVKDSGNIMPGHGGILDRLDSIIFVAPFVFLFYQILYYVS; from the coding sequence ATGAATAATACTTTAATTAGAGCGCTGTCCGGAAGTGTTTATGTCGCTTTATTATTGATAGCTACATCCTATTCTTCTAATAGTTTAATTATACTTTTTGGTATTTTTTTACTTTTAGGAACTATTGAGTTTTGTAAACTCATTCATTTCGATTATGTTTTTCCTGTCATCATAACCCTTACTTGTTATACTCTTTTTAATCTTAACCAAACAAATAAAACAAACGATATACTGATGTTGTCGGCAACATTATTTGTTTCTATAAAAGCTATTTTATTTCTATTTGATAATAAAAACAAACCTCTTGATAAACTTTCAAAATACATTTATGTAATAGGTTATATTGCTTTACCTTTTGTTATTATTACAAAAATCCCTTTTGGAATTAGAGGTTACAATCCTAAGATTTTAATTAGTATATTTATATTGATTTGGATAAATGATACTTTTGCCTTTCTTGTTGGGAAATCAATTGGAAAACACAAATTATTTGAAAAAGTATCTCCTAAAAAAACAATTGAAGGCTTTGTTGGAGGTTTGGTTTTCTGTATTATTGGAAGCTTTTTAGTAGCAAAATATTATATTGAAGCCAATCCTAAAAATATATACATTTGGATTATTATAGCCGCAATAGTGAGTATCTTTGGAACCATTGGCGACTTAATAGAGTCAAAATTTAAAAGAATTGCTGGTGTTAAAGACAGTGGAAATATAATGCCTGGTCATGGAGGTATTTTAGATAGACTAGATAGTATTATATTTGTTGCACCATTTGTATTTTTGTTTTATCAAATTTTATATTATGTTTCATAA
- a CDS encoding phosphatidylserine decarboxylase family protein, whose product MFHKEGYKIIFIALVSFIAGIVLVDKFIEISWLKMALQLVFLFLLVMILQFFRNPKRVVDIVENNIIAPVDGKVVVIEEVYEAEYFKDKRLQVSIFMSPINVHVTRYAMSGKINFSKYHPGKYLVAWHPKASTENERTTVVIENNVFGEILYRQIAGALAKRIVNYAEEGMQVIQGEDAGFIKFGSRVDLYLPLGTQINVKLNQKAIGGKTIIAVK is encoded by the coding sequence ATGTTTCATAAAGAAGGTTACAAAATCATTTTTATTGCTTTAGTTAGTTTTATCGCTGGGATTGTTCTAGTAGATAAGTTTATTGAAATTTCATGGCTAAAAATGGCTTTACAACTAGTGTTTTTGTTTTTACTGGTAATGATTTTACAATTTTTCAGAAATCCAAAAAGAGTTGTAGATATAGTAGAAAACAATATAATTGCTCCTGTTGATGGAAAAGTAGTTGTAATTGAAGAAGTTTATGAAGCTGAATATTTTAAAGACAAAAGACTTCAAGTTTCTATCTTCATGTCGCCTATCAATGTACATGTTACACGTTATGCAATGAGTGGAAAAATAAACTTCAGTAAATACCATCCAGGAAAATACTTAGTAGCTTGGCATCCAAAAGCTAGTACTGAAAACGAGAGAACAACAGTTGTTATTGAAAACAATGTTTTTGGTGAAATACTTTATAGACAAATTGCTGGTGCGTTAGCAAAAAGAATTGTAAATTACGCAGAAGAAGGAATGCAAGTGATTCAAGGTGAAGATGCTGGATTTATAAAATTCGGTTCTAGAGTTGATTTATATCTACCGCTTGGAACTCAAATTAATGTAAAACTTAATCAAAAAGCAATTGGTGGAAAAACAATTATTGCTGTAAAATAA
- a CDS encoding acyl-CoA-binding protein: protein MSEKDLDTRFNEAVEIASKMSQASLPQDVQLRLYAYYKQATIGTLSYNSNSSLDLRNAFKTNAWMQISHISIDEAKELYIEMIHSLKK from the coding sequence ATGTCTGAAAAAGATTTAGATACTAGATTTAACGAAGCTGTTGAAATTGCTTCTAAAATGTCGCAAGCATCTTTACCACAAGATGTTCAGTTAAGACTTTATGCTTATTACAAGCAAGCCACTATTGGTACATTAAGTTATAATTCAAATTCCAGTCTAGATTTAAGAAATGCATTCAAAACAAATGCATGGATGCAGATTAGTCATATTTCTATTGATGAAGCTAAAGAATTGTATATTGAAATGATACATTCTCTGAAGAAATAA